The Rissa tridactyla isolate bRisTri1 chromosome 1, bRisTri1.patW.cur.20221130, whole genome shotgun sequence DNA segment TCTGTTTGCATGTATCTGTCTATAGCTAGCATTTTAGCTTTTATTGCCTAACTTTATCTGTAGAGACTGTCGTAGATCTTTTGAAACTTCTAATCGCTATTCAATATACTAATAAGTATCAGTTTATGAAGGcacaagtattttaaattaactcTATTGTTCTAGTTAAATTGTTCTTACCACTGAGAGGACCCCTGCATAGTCTACAATAAACCTTGTTTTGGGATTAATAAACATCCAGCAAAATTCAGGgctgtctcattttctttttaactgtataAAGTGCTTACAGTTCAGAAAGCTCCCAAATTCACAGTAGATGAATCTCGTATGTATATCAAGTACAGGATTGAGATCTCTACTGTCTGTTCAAAGCTAACATCATCTTAACAGTAGCTATACAAGCTTTGCCACAATGCATCGTGTGTTCTTGGATGGTTACAATTAAACAACATTAGATTTATTTCTAAATCCAAAGGCTTCTATGCATGATTTTGTGATGCTTTGCAAggaaatacaaattatttttttgtgttttttttttttccccaccagttAAATAATACTTGATCAATAAAATATATTGTGAGGCAATGCATTACAAGCGTGTAATGGCCTCCCTATGTCAGCAGTCTTATTGGACATTTTTCCTGTTTGGATGGCATACAACGTAAAAACAAAGCATATCTATGGATGCTTCCTTATTTTTCTACCTCTATTGAAAGATAACTCCAGTATGAAGCGAGATCAACTTcatgaaatccttttttttttttttttttttttttctctcatgtatTGATCTAGCAAGTTCTGTGAACACAAATTCCGACAGTTACAGATTGCAGTGAATCAGGTCCAGGAACACTTAATTTATGCTAATTATGTAGTTAtgtttactatttatttatttgcaatttGCAGGTTCTTATTTCAGCAGTCAAATAAATTTGCTAATATGGAAGAGAAGTACAGTTCCTTACAGCAAGAGGCTGAAAAATTCCTGGATATGGAAAATAAAGTTAACTTAATTTCTGAAAAGGTAATCATTAACATCTTAATTGGATAAACTCTGATGAACATTTGACATTGTTTAACTTTGTTGTCATTTAGTTAAATTTAactcagtgttttaaaataaatgttcataATGTGTTCTACTTGCCTGTGAATAGGCCTTTGGAGAATATTTCATGTGACGTAATGTGTCAATCCATACCATTGTTCAAGTGTGTGAATATAGTGGTTGTATCTCAGTATTAGTTTTTAGACactaaactatttttaaaaacttacatGTATGCGCATTCTTTATTCTATCAGTAGTGCTCTCTGTATAATTCTAATATACATTGATTTGAAGAAAATTTACAGGCATTTTAATGTAGTAGACCTGTTGTAATAATATGAAAGACATAATTAAGTGAtagtaatattttttcattgctattttattttcttatctatGCATGATATTTTCAAGTAGAAAACTTGGGCTGACTGCTGAATTATCCTCTATATCTTACAGATAACGATGGGAGTTCAGCATGGCTTATGCTAGTGCTGTTGTTTTAGCACTGATCTCATAATGATGTCATTTATACATGATGTAATTTGGATATTTATATACTACACTCCAGATTGCAAAATGTTGCATGGGATTTAGGTAGTGTGATatattttaccaggaaaaaaaaaaaaccaaaaccaccactgtgGAAAATAAGGGATTGACAACAAAGAAAATGGCATGTAGTCTATAGAAATTCAACAACAAACATACCcatttctgtgactttttctTTCATACTAGGTTAATCAACAATATTTATAagatgaaatatgaaaacaaattatATAGGAGCTTTGTAACAAGTAAAGTGGCTCGTAAGGgactttttctctgtttaataAAGGCAAGTGGTTTTCTAGTCTTATTTTTGTTAAGTAGACATTGGACGTTGTTTTGTGTTATAAATGCAGCTTGAGTCTTCTGAAAGCATCCTACAAGAAGCTGCCTCGTCTGTCTCTGGGATGACTGAGTTTGAGCAGGAAATATCTTCTCTTCATAACACCATAAATGATATTCAGAACAATGAACAGACTCTCTCTCTAAAGGTGCACAGCATTAATGAGAAGTTCCAAAATGTTACAAATTCCTGGAGAAGAAGCTTGGATGAAATGAACACAAACACTAGTAGTTTAAAATCTGAAGTGAAGTTTATACATACAGAAGTTACTTCCCAAATTAATGAAGTTGACCAAAGAATTAAATCCCTTTCAGAAAGAGTGAGAGATTTGGAAGACAGTACAGCCAGAAATATTAAAACACTAAAAAGGCAAGAAGATGATGAATTCTCTAGAATTGAACAAAAGCTGGACTTACATGCAAAGGCAGTTGAAAaactagaagaagaaaagaatgttCTGGTAGCCAAGGACACAGACCTGAATCAGAAACTTGTGAACTATGAACCTAAGATCGAGGAGTGCAAGACTCATTTGCCAACAATTGAAAATGCTATTCACTCTATTCTTAGATTAGCAAGTGAATTGCTAAGTGTGGAGAAAAAGATAGGGGACTTGACAACACAGCTACATACTGTGGAAAATGATATGTTGAAAACTGTCTCTGATACAACGGCGATGCAAAAGGTTCTTGAAAGCATACACTACAATGACAGCATGTTgaaagtgcaaaataaaataacGGTTTTAGAAGAAGTAGTGCGTGACATAAAAGTATcttcagaagcaaaagaaataactttACAAAGTTGTAACTTAGAAAATGACCAGAATGGGGATAAGTGAATTTGGACTTAGGGTTTTCATTGATGACAGAGCACTTTATTTTAAGTAATGTAACGCCAACATACGTTAAGGGTAGCTGAAATATTGTCATAATTTAACTAGGCATTGGACTAGACTGAAAGAGGATAGAGAGCAAGAAATACTGTGTTGCAGGAGGCAAGgagtattttcttaaataaattaaggattattttcagcttatttattaaaagatcatttttattaaaatggaatttgaagCAAAGTATttagatttaaggaaaaaaaagtcaaaaccgGAGCTGTCggattaaaatttatatttagttctcactactttgtttttttatatttttactttttgtattATATTCCATGGACTTGTAATGCTTCTTATCTCTAGGCAGATATACATGTACCTTGCTTTTAATGTATTATATACCATAATGATGTTGTGCTCACGGTACAGAGTTCTCAATGTCAGAGTTGTTACTGGGATCTACATATTTTATTACATGCCGGAAAGCACTAAGTACATTTTTTAACAGCTGAAGCTTAGATACAACAGCATTACAGAAAGCATCAGTAAAGTAGCCCTTACTGAGAACCTCGTCTGGTACCAGTGTTCATAAGCAGGGGCTTACATAGCAGCTGGTGTTATCTTTTATTTCTTAGACCTCACACAAATAGCCTTCTTCGACCTCATTTCCAAATTTTTCAGACTTCCTAAAATGACTGGCACAGCTTTGTTCTGCCATTGAAGTCTTTGGACTACATATAGACTGAAATTCTTATGAACGGATATTCCTGTTATGTTCTTCTTCCATCATTTAATTTGCAAGTTTGGTGTGATCAGTCACTATCAGTttggggttgtggggtttttttgtggttttgtttgttttggtgctgTTAGAAACAAGttttaaccttttcttctgtAGACTGTTCTCTGTTAGACATTACATGACGTGTCTGGTATTGCTTTGCAttccaaagggaaaaatacttaAGAGTGTTACTGA contains these protein-coding regions:
- the IKBIP gene encoding inhibitor of nuclear factor kappa-B kinase-interacting protein isoform X2 — protein: MSEVKQRKKDTSSKTSEGSRKVKKHSNCGKLASPRTSNNRSSFWMDSRTTLSISSLAVCLVLTWFLFQQSNKFANMEEKYSSLQQEAEKFLDMENKVNLISEKLESSESILQEAASSVSGMTEFEQEISSLHNTINDIQNNEQTLSLKVHSINEKFQNVTNSWRRSLDEMNTNTSSLKSEVKFIHTEVTSQINEVDQRIKSLSERVRDLEDSTARNIKTLKRQEDDEFSRIEQKLDLHAKAVEKLEEEKNVLVAKDTDLNQKLVNYEPKIEECKTHLPTIENAIHSILRLASELLSVEKKIGDLTTQLHTVENDMLKTVSDTTAMQKVLESIHYNDSMLKVQNKITVLEEVVRDIKVSSEAKEITLQSCNLENDQNGDK